One genomic region from Cetobacterium sp. ZOR0034 encodes:
- the recJ gene encoding single-stranded-DNA-specific exonuclease RecJ: MRNTKWIYKSEEFKKEDIVLDRDIEQILYNRGVISKDEINFFIDGTLENLMNPSELVDVDKGVQRILEARDKNQSVWIYGDYDVDGITSTSLCYLALKEIGIDVRYYIPLRDEGYGLNKDALTYIAGEGGNLIITVDCGISSIDEVSHSNTLGMDMIITDHHEINNVLPSAYAVINPKREDNKSDYKYFAGVGTAFMLLLALYKELGKKNDIYKYLDIVAIGTIADIVPLKGQNRLLVKRGLELLKSSKWQGLNMLMKRLYENPMDKKFDTYDVGFIIAPIFNAAGRLEDAKMAVELFVSDSHVVCDNLIYELINKNSERKEIQEDILKKAIEKIEEKKLDEKSVIVVAEEKFHHGVIGIVASKILDRYYKPTVIMEIKPEEGIATASCRSIEAFNMIEALNSMRELFVKYGGHAGAAGFSIPIENIEEFSERIDKYAFENLSNEDTKKPIKIDCELSMIKISFDLMDKLSLLEPYGFGNASPLFSIRNCKYSNFRAIGKEKNHLMMDLIKDGVEIKNCVWFNSEDMLETILNNQEIDVAFKLKMETYKDKYQYKIFIEDIKPSIKTLNNYSEYQTLYNLKFPIKSIFYTRRDVENERLNITFINEDVSINSGKNSVGFLDNQTKVLLKKMKDYYGYTFNVKVEKIIKKEENYNVHILIEKNEEFKSLAIEAGSLFRDIKTFLIGDLEYNSLQKRILRTVFKEKKKVVVNCEIGRGIETVIKTIELYNRMTGKKVCVVRDKEERKEGGDYYIYIGEALKTGEEYDLIIGKNKVKYDGYDYIEDSYKILDNIKIVDERELSGFEKIFSKKLSQGEKIKAIHEIKNGMKYFATEDIKVIF, encoded by the coding sequence ATGAGAAATACAAAATGGATATATAAATCTGAAGAATTCAAAAAAGAAGATATAGTATTAGATAGAGATATAGAACAGATACTTTACAATAGAGGAGTCATATCAAAAGATGAAATAAATTTTTTTATAGATGGAACTCTAGAAAATCTTATGAATCCTAGTGAGTTAGTGGATGTTGATAAGGGGGTTCAAAGAATATTAGAGGCCAGAGACAAAAATCAGAGTGTTTGGATATATGGAGATTATGATGTTGATGGAATAACTTCTACCTCTTTGTGCTATTTAGCATTAAAAGAGATAGGGATAGATGTGAGATATTATATTCCCTTGAGAGATGAGGGGTATGGTTTGAATAAGGATGCTTTGACATACATAGCAGGAGAGGGAGGAAATTTAATAATAACAGTAGATTGTGGTATATCTTCAATTGACGAGGTTAGTCATTCCAATACGCTGGGAATGGATATGATAATAACGGATCATCATGAGATAAATAATGTTTTACCATCAGCATACGCAGTTATAAATCCCAAGAGAGAGGATAATAAAAGCGATTATAAATATTTTGCAGGTGTTGGTACAGCTTTTATGCTTCTTTTAGCTTTGTATAAAGAATTAGGGAAAAAGAACGATATATATAAATATTTAGATATAGTTGCTATTGGAACTATAGCTGATATCGTGCCATTAAAAGGTCAGAATAGGCTTTTGGTTAAGAGGGGATTAGAGTTATTAAAAAGTAGTAAGTGGCAAGGGTTAAATATGCTTATGAAAAGGTTGTATGAAAATCCGATGGATAAGAAATTTGATACATATGATGTAGGTTTTATAATCGCACCAATTTTTAATGCTGCAGGAAGATTAGAAGATGCAAAGATGGCTGTAGAACTATTTGTAAGCGATTCACATGTGGTTTGTGATAATCTAATATATGAGTTGATAAATAAGAATAGTGAAAGAAAAGAGATACAAGAAGATATTTTAAAAAAGGCTATTGAAAAAATAGAGGAAAAAAAATTGGATGAAAAGAGTGTAATTGTTGTTGCGGAAGAGAAATTTCATCATGGGGTAATAGGGATTGTGGCATCGAAGATATTAGATAGATACTATAAGCCAACAGTTATAATGGAGATAAAACCTGAAGAGGGCATAGCGACAGCTTCGTGTAGGAGTATAGAGGCATTTAATATGATAGAAGCTTTAAATTCTATGAGAGAGTTGTTTGTTAAGTATGGAGGGCATGCTGGAGCTGCAGGTTTTTCAATTCCAATTGAAAATATAGAGGAGTTTTCAGAAAGAATAGATAAGTATGCTTTTGAAAATTTAAGCAATGAAGATACGAAAAAACCTATAAAAATAGATTGTGAACTTTCGATGATTAAGATATCTTTTGATTTAATGGATAAATTATCGTTATTAGAACCATATGGATTTGGAAATGCTTCACCTTTGTTTTCGATAAGAAATTGTAAGTATTCAAATTTTAGAGCGATAGGAAAAGAAAAAAATCATTTGATGATGGATTTAATAAAAGATGGAGTAGAAATAAAAAATTGTGTTTGGTTTAACAGTGAAGATATGTTAGAAACAATTTTAAATAACCAAGAGATTGACGTAGCTTTTAAATTAAAAATGGAAACTTATAAGGACAAATATCAATATAAAATCTTTATAGAGGATATAAAACCTTCGATAAAAACTTTAAATAATTACTCGGAATATCAAACTTTATACAATTTAAAATTTCCTATAAAATCGATATTTTATACAAGAAGAGATGTTGAAAATGAGAGATTAAATATTACATTTATAAATGAGGATGTTTCTATTAATAGCGGAAAAAATAGTGTTGGATTTTTAGATAATCAAACAAAAGTTTTATTAAAAAAAATGAAGGACTATTATGGATATACTTTTAATGTTAAAGTTGAAAAAATTATAAAAAAAGAAGAAAATTATAATGTGCATATTTTAATAGAGAAAAATGAAGAGTTCAAAAGTCTAGCTATTGAAGCAGGAAGTTTATTTAGGGATATAAAAACATTTTTAATTGGAGATTTAGAATATAACTCTTTACAAAAGAGAATTCTTAGAACTGTATTTAAAGAGAAGAAAAAAGTTGTTGTAAATTGCGAGATAGGAAGAGGAATAGAAACAGTCATAAAGACAATAGAGTTATACAATAGAATGACAGGGAAAAAAGTGTGTGTGGTTAGAGATAAAGAGGAAAGAAAGGAAGGGGGGGATTATTATATCTATATAGGTGAAGCATTAAAAACCGGAGAAGAGTATGATTTGATAATTGGAAAAAATAAGGTAAAGTATGATGGATATGATTATATAGAAGATAGCTATAAAATATTAGATAATATAAAAATTGTCGACGAAAGAGAGCTTTCAGGCTTTGAAAAAATTTTTAGTAAAAAATTATCCCAAGGTGAGAAAATAAAAGCTATTCACGAGATAAAAAATGGAATGAAATATTTCGCAACAGAAGATATAAAAGTTATATTCTAA
- a CDS encoding TetR/AcrR family transcriptional regulator, whose product MPKKAIFKREQIHAKAFEMFVKYGLDEITARNLAKALHCSPAPIYSCYTSMDELKLELIEKAKNIFMEYVMKPETDMVFLNSGIGLCTFAREEKQLFKSIFLRDNSYANLLKKFRDLMKVEMEKDERFNNLPTEFKNDLFLDCWLFGHGLATLIATDYFENPTNEFIKDKLLNSAALMLYKRLDDFRANNK is encoded by the coding sequence ATGCCAAAAAAAGCTATTTTTAAAAGAGAACAAATACATGCAAAAGCTTTTGAAATGTTTGTTAAATACGGTTTAGATGAAATAACAGCAAGAAATTTAGCTAAAGCTTTACATTGCTCACCAGCACCTATCTATAGCTGTTACACATCTATGGATGAGCTTAAATTAGAGCTTATCGAAAAAGCAAAAAACATATTTATGGAATATGTTATGAAACCTGAAACAGATATGGTTTTCCTTAATAGCGGTATCGGACTTTGCACTTTTGCAAGAGAAGAGAAACAATTATTCAAATCTATATTTTTAAGAGATAACTCTTATGCTAATCTATTAAAAAAATTCAGAGACTTAATGAAAGTTGAAATGGAGAAAGATGAAAGATTTAATAATCTTCCCACTGAATTTAAAAATGATTTATTTTTAGATTGCTGGTTATTCGGACATGGTTTAGCTACTCTAATTGCTACAGACTACTTTGAAAATCCAACAAACGAATTTATCAAAGATAAACTTTTAAACAGTGCTGCTCTTATGCTTTATAAGAGATTAGATGATTTTAGAGCAAACAACAAATAG